The following nucleotide sequence is from Acidimicrobiales bacterium.
ACGACGTCGACGCCACCGAGCGCATCGATCGCCGCAGCGGTCATGGCCTCGGCCGCGGCGGGATCCGAGAGGTCTGCGACGTGGGCGACCGTTCCGTCCCCGATCGTCTCGGCGGTGGCCCGGACCCCGTCGGCATCGAGGTCCACGCAGAAGACGCGTGCACCTTCGGCCGCGAACATCTTGGCGCTGGCCTCGCCGATCCCGGACGCCGCGCCCGTCACGATCGCCCTCTTGCCACTCAGTCGGTCGGTCACTGTCGATGTCCCCCTGCTCTGGTGGATCGGCACTCGCCGATCCCGGTCCCCTTCGGTGACCGCCACCGAAGTGTGCCCGACCGGGCGACTCAGCGCCCAGTGTCGGGTTGTCGCCGGGCCAGCACCCACGTGAACGGCTGGATCGCGCCGGTCGGCGTGACGTGTTCCTCGCGCCGGGTGGTGACGGTCTCGAACCCCGACCCGAGCTCCGTCGTGAGTTCGGCCGGCGAGTACCGGCACACGGGCAGTCCCGAGCAGGTGAGCGGGCCGTCGGCGGCGAAGGTCGCCATCACGACATGTCCGTCGGGTGCCAGAGACTCGCGCAGGATCTCGACGTAGCGAACGCGCTGATCCTTTTCGACGAGGAAGTGGAAGACCGCCCTGTCATGCCAGAGCGAGTAGTGGCGCGTCGGCGACCAGTCGAACAGGTCCGTGGCGATCGACTCCACCGTGTCCGCCGCCGGGCCGAGGCGCCGACGGGTGGCAGCGAGCGCGGACTCGGAGACGTCGAGCACGGTGACGTCGCCGAAGCCGGCGTCGAGCAGGTCGTCGACGAGCACGGAGGCGCCACCACCGACGTCGATGACGGCAGCGTCGGTGTCGGTCCCCGCCGTGGCAATGAGCTCCAGGGACGTCGCCGCCCGGGGTTGGAACCACGTGAGCTCGTCGGTGGCGCGGCGGTCGTGAACGTCGTCCCAGTGCCGTGGACGGTCGGCGGACTCACCCGGTGCGGTTTCGATGGACACAGCTTCGCAGGAGCGCCCGGTGACGTCACCGTCCCGCGTTGTACCGCTGCACCCACTCTTCGGTCAGGTCGTCCGCCAGCTTCTGCAGCGGTGGGTCGGGCCATGCGCGGGGCCGGTCGATCTCCGCATGGTCGAAAACCGACGCGAGGGCGCCTTCGTAGTCGGCCGTCACGTCCTCGTACCAGAGGTCGAGCGGCTGGAACCGGCGGTCATCGAGGAATGCGGTCCACTCGGCGCGGTCTGAGCGGATCAGCCCCAGCTGGCGGTCGATCAACGCACGGTCGTACACCGCGTCGCGTTCGTCGACGTCCTGGGTCGAGTGGTAGCGCCGGCTCTGGGTGGCCCTGGCCCACGACACGGCCTGCCGGATGGTGTCGTGGCGTCGCAGCCGCACCCAGACGATCCGTCCCGGGAACAGTTCGTGGTCGTAGCCGCGGTCCAGGATCTCCGCGAAGTGCCGTGCCATCAGCTTCATCGAGAAGACACCGTTGGGGGTCGCACGGTTCATGGCGAGCCGCGCGATGAACGGCGGGAACGACCGGCGCCGGTAGCGCAGGTACAGGTCGATCCCGCCGCTGCGGGCCCGGCGTAGACGACCGAGTCGGCCCCGCAGGCTCGGCTCAGGGACACCCCACCGTTCGGCGAAGGC
It contains:
- a CDS encoding Stf0 family sulfotransferase; this translates as MSRGYGTGDGARYEPPGAGRLAEDASYDAPEPITVDTSILMATENRTGSTLVSWAMWRTGRAGLPYEYLLPGRMNAFAERWGVPEPSLRGRLGRLRRARSGGIDLYLRYRRRSFPPFIARLAMNRATPNGVFSMKLMARHFAEILDRGYDHELFPGRIVWVRLRRHDTIRQAVSWARATQSRRYHSTQDVDERDAVYDRALIDRQLGLIRSDRAEWTAFLDDRRFQPLDLWYEDVTADYEGALASVFDHAEIDRPRAWPDPPLQKLADDLTEEWVQRYNAGR
- a CDS encoding class I SAM-dependent methyltransferase, which translates into the protein MSIETAPGESADRPRHWDDVHDRRATDELTWFQPRAATSLELIATAGTDTDAAVIDVGGGASVLVDDLLDAGFGDVTVLDVSESALAATRRRLGPAADTVESIATDLFDWSPTRHYSLWHDRAVFHFLVEKDQRVRYVEILRESLAPDGHVVMATFAADGPLTCSGLPVCRYSPAELTTELGSGFETVTTRREEHVTPTGAIQPFTWVLARRQPDTGR